In Pseudonocardia sp. C8, one genomic interval encodes:
- a CDS encoding lactate utilization protein B — translation MSGTFLGTPAFPTAARAALEDSQLRRNLAHATGTIRGKRAGVVGEVDEWEQLRLAGAAIKDRVLRHLPDYLEQLERSLTAAGATVHWARDAAEANAIVVGLAKAHGTDEVVKVKSMATQEIDLNSALENAGIHAWETDLAELIVQLGDDLPSHILVPAIHRNRAEIREIFLREMGSAGRAAPADLTDDPRRLAAAAREHLREKFLRARVAVSGANFAVAETGTLTVVESEGNGRMCLTLPEVLISVVGIEKVLPTFADLDVMLQLLPRSSTGERMNPYTSTWTGVTPGDGPQEVHVVLLDNGRTDVLADRTGRQALRCIRCSACLNVCPVYERTGGHAYGSVYPGPIGAILTPQLRGVGTDPQTDSLPYASSLCGACFEVCPVRIDIPEVLVHLRSEVVDAHREHRRVPSVQDMAMKAASWTLSSAARTGAAERAAGLGGRLAAKLGRPAPGGRTVLGAVPGPASAWSDSRDVPVPAEESFRAWWERTGRDEA, via the coding sequence GGAGCAGCTGCGCCTGGCCGGCGCGGCGATCAAGGACCGGGTGCTGCGTCACCTGCCCGACTACCTGGAGCAGCTGGAGCGCTCGCTGACCGCCGCCGGGGCGACCGTGCACTGGGCCCGCGACGCGGCCGAGGCCAACGCGATCGTGGTCGGCCTCGCGAAGGCGCACGGCACCGACGAGGTCGTCAAGGTCAAGTCGATGGCCACCCAGGAGATCGACCTCAACTCCGCGCTCGAGAACGCCGGCATCCACGCCTGGGAGACCGACCTGGCCGAGCTGATCGTCCAGCTCGGTGACGACCTCCCCAGCCACATCCTGGTCCCGGCCATCCACCGCAACCGCGCCGAGATCCGCGAGATCTTCCTGCGGGAGATGGGCAGCGCAGGCCGCGCCGCACCGGCGGACCTCACCGACGACCCCCGGCGGCTCGCCGCCGCCGCGCGGGAACACCTGCGCGAGAAGTTCCTGCGCGCCCGGGTGGCGGTGTCCGGGGCGAACTTCGCCGTCGCCGAGACCGGCACGCTCACCGTCGTCGAGTCCGAGGGCAACGGCCGCATGTGCCTGACCCTGCCCGAGGTGCTGATCTCCGTGGTCGGCATCGAGAAGGTGCTGCCCACCTTCGCCGACCTCGACGTGATGCTGCAGCTGCTCCCCCGCTCCTCCACCGGGGAGCGGATGAACCCCTACACCTCCACCTGGACCGGCGTCACCCCCGGCGACGGGCCGCAGGAGGTCCACGTGGTGCTGCTCGACAACGGCCGCACCGACGTCCTCGCCGACCGGACCGGGCGCCAGGCCCTGCGCTGCATCCGCTGCTCGGCCTGCCTCAACGTGTGCCCGGTCTACGAGCGCACCGGCGGGCACGCCTACGGGTCGGTGTACCCGGGCCCGATCGGGGCGATCCTCACCCCGCAGCTGCGCGGCGTCGGCACCGACCCGCAGACCGACTCACTGCCCTACGCCTCCAGCCTCTGCGGGGCGTGCTTCGAGGTCTGCCCGGTCCGCATCGACATCCCCGAGGTCCTCGTGCACCTGCGCAGCGAGGTCGTCGACGCCCACCGCGAGCACCGGCGGGTCCCGTCGGTGCAGGACATGGCCATGAAGGCCGCGTCGTGGACGCTGTCTTCGGCGGCCCGCACCGGCGCGGCCGAGCGGGCCGCCGGGCTCGGCGGGCGGCTGGCCGCGAAGCTCGGCCGGCCCGCGCCGGGCGGGCGGACCGTGCTCGGCGCCGTGCCCGGGCCGGCGAGTGCCTGGTCGGACTCGCGGGACGTGCCGGTCCCGGCCGAGGAGTCGTTCCGGGCCTGGTGGGAGCGGACGGGGAGGGACGAGGCGTGA
- a CDS encoding LUD domain-containing protein, with amino-acid sequence MSAREVILQKARRALADVPDVEPVLDVPVVRPAQQDTLPHEQVVELFAERVADYRAVVERTTAAAAAQRVAGALAGRTPQAGSGPLRILVPPGFPAALVPGDVEVVPDGPDVAVSELDRCDGVLSTAAVGIAETGTIVLDHGEGQGRRAATLVPDLHVCVVRGDQVVPDVPAAVAVLDPRCPLTWISGPSATSDIELDRVEGVHGPRTLHVLIVER; translated from the coding sequence GTGAGCGCGCGCGAGGTGATCCTGCAGAAGGCCCGCCGGGCACTGGCCGACGTGCCCGACGTCGAGCCGGTGCTCGACGTCCCCGTGGTCCGGCCGGCACAGCAGGACACGCTCCCCCACGAGCAGGTCGTGGAGCTGTTCGCCGAGCGGGTCGCCGACTACCGGGCCGTCGTCGAGCGGACCACCGCGGCGGCGGCCGCGCAGCGGGTCGCGGGCGCGCTGGCGGGCCGCACCCCGCAGGCCGGGAGCGGCCCGCTGCGGATCCTGGTGCCGCCCGGCTTCCCGGCGGCGCTGGTCCCCGGCGACGTCGAGGTGGTCCCGGACGGCCCGGACGTCGCGGTGTCCGAGCTGGACCGCTGCGACGGCGTCCTGTCGACGGCCGCGGTCGGGATCGCCGAGACCGGCACGATCGTCCTCGACCACGGCGAGGGCCAGGGCCGCCGGGCCGCGACCCTCGTCCCGGACCTGCACGTCTGCGTCGTCCGGGGCGACCAGGTCGTCCCGGACGTGCCGGCGGCGGTCGCGGTGCTCGACCCGCGGTGCCCGCTCACCTGGATCAGCGGGCCGAGCGCGACCAGCGACATCGAGCTGGACCGGGTCGAGGGCGTGCACGGCCCGCGGACGCTGCACGTGCTGATCGTGGAGCGCTGA
- a CDS encoding DUF6457 domain-containing protein, protein MATHEEIGVWLGAVERELGLHGTIESAQGLDAVAELTGLVADRVGPEAAGRTAFLVGAAAGRAEEPPVAARDFTDKVAALARSWNADTERAAAPHDPGR, encoded by the coding sequence ATGGCTACCCACGAGGAGATCGGGGTCTGGCTGGGCGCGGTCGAGCGCGAGCTGGGCCTGCACGGGACGATCGAGAGCGCGCAGGGACTCGACGCCGTGGCGGAGCTGACCGGGCTCGTGGCCGACCGGGTCGGCCCCGAGGCCGCCGGGCGCACGGCGTTCCTGGTCGGTGCTGCCGCGGGGCGCGCCGAGGAACCACCGGTCGCGGCGCGGGACTTCACCGACAAGGTCGCCGCACTGGCCCGCAGCTGGAACGCCGACACCGAGCGGGCCGCGGCGCCGCACGACCCGGGGCGCTAG